One window of the Eucalyptus grandis isolate ANBG69807.140 chromosome 8, ASM1654582v1, whole genome shotgun sequence genome contains the following:
- the LOC104429361 gene encoding putative disease resistance protein At3g14460: protein MAAALVGGAFLSAFLQVLFDRMASREVVDFFRSRKLDQGRLLQKLEAALLSANAVLDDAEEKQMTNDSVRKWLDELKDAVYDADDLFDEIATEDLKCEAGVEPRALVSKVWSFAADARRSKLGDKLERVRERLGDKLERVLERLESVVKQREVLGLREGIRRRTARALPTTSLVEELGVFGREKDREAVIDLLLSDRGENNTSVMAIVGMAGVGKTTLSQLVFNDVAVKGSFELRAWVSVSDQFDICKLTATALEEFSSPSKKETENLNQLQLQLKDFLTGKKFLLVLDDVWNEDSNLWDAFLVPFIYGARGSKIVVTTRNENVASVARAFSKYYLQKLQDKECWDLFAKHAFDEHNFEARTRLEEIGRRIVKRCDGLPLALKTIGSLLRSESDIRKWENIAESYIWNLAPGKNGILPALLLSYHYLPPQLKRCFAYCSLFPKDCIYEKDQLILLWMAEGLIEQPNDSRTLEEVGDQCFCDLVSRSLLHRVSDVESSFSMHDLGVSDVKSSFSMHDLVNDLARYVAGRSFFSLDGGNAHQVSSSTRHLSFVRTQCDVASRFKVLAGATNLRTFLPLNVDHVRFRECNLLTDEVLHVRLPPLRQLRVLSLSHYWKISTLPSSIGRLKHLRYLNLSHNDSLIRLPDTITALYNLQTLILAYCCSLVELPSNMGSLTCLRHLDIRKTSLKRMPQGMNRLKNLQILTNFVVAKNDGTRVRELGELGDLMGTLSIQGLQNVDSYRDAETVNLREKRYLKKLVLQWGSDNNIMQQNCLNVLDELQPHWNLRELIITSYSGRSFSNWLGHSSFSNMSVARLETCKHCVSLPPLGQLPSLERLIIEGFDGVTSVGTEFNGSNCIPFQSLKYLEFADMHNWKEWASFAIETRGLTFAHLQQLCIRNCPRLSGGLPGHLPSLTTLSIGKCPQLASSLPIAPLLREIKLDDCGKVSGVEPLVNGTELRDIEIKNLSTLPSRFLPPTMTRLHLEDCHEIELPIHRCHESLQYLNLWRSCDSLVSFPLEIFPSLKKIQLREIQNLERLSNSYGSPLLSMYISCCPEFRSFPAKEFSAPCLTSLELDHCCHLNYLPENMQALLPSLRSLKISSCPQLESFPERGLPSKLVALSLFDCNKLITSRQDWGLQSLCSLETFAIGQDKNIDSFPEIGLLPTSLTFLNIFGFENLTSLNSKGLHSLSSLEKLFINQCPKLHSFPKEGQILPPSLTSLVIFNVGLKSLDNLGLHHLTCLKNFRIVGCGSLRSMPAKGLSSSLSYLFVHGCPLLAKRCQRKKGKDWLLVSHIRCIVIEGVLVT from the coding sequence ATGGCGGCGGCGCTCGTCGGCGGAGCATTTCTCTCCGCTTTCCTCCAGGTGCTCTTCGATCGGATGGCCTCCCGCGAGGTCGTCGACTTCTTCCGGTCGCGCAAGCTCGACCAGGGGAGGCTGCTCCAGAAGCTGGAGGCTGCGCTACTGTCCGCGAACGCCGTGCTGGACGacgcggaggagaagcagaTGACCAACGACTCCGTCAGGAAGTGGCTCGACGAGCTCAAGGACGCCGTCTACGACGCCGACGACCTGTTCGACGAGATCGCCACTGAAGATCTGAAGTGCGAAGCCGGGGTCGAGCCTCGGGCTCTCGTTTCTAAGGTCTGGAGCTTTGCTGCAGACGCTCGTAGGAGTAAATTGGGGGATAAGTTAGAGAGGGTTCGGGAGAGATTGGGGGATAAGTTAGAGAGGGTTCTGGAGAGATTGGAGAGCGTGGTGAAGCAGAGAGAAGTGCTGGGCCTAAGGGAAGGCATTCGCAGGAGGACGGCTAGAGCTTTGCCGACCACTTCGTTGGTCGAGGAATTGGGAGTTTTCGGGAGGGAGAAGGACAGGGAGGCGGTGATCGACTTGCTCTTGTCAGATCGGGGCGAAAATAACACCAGCGTGATGGCCATCGTTGGGATGGCCGGTGTCGGTAAGACAACGCTATCTCAGCTCGTGTTCAACGATGTTGCGGTGAAGGGGAGTTTCGAGTTGAGGGCGTGGGTTTCCGTGTCCGACCAATTCGACATCTGCAAGCTGACGGCGACGGCTCTCGAGGAGTTCTCCTCCCCGTCTAAGAAGGAGACCGAAAATCTCAACCAGCTTCAGCTCCAACTGAAGGACTTCTTGACTGGGAAGAAATTCCTATTGGTGTTGGATGATGTTTGGAATGAGGACTCAAATCTTTGGGATGCGTTCCTAGTTCCATTTATCTATGGAGCAAGAGGCAGCAAAATCGTCGTGACGACACGAAATGAAAATGTCGCATCGGTTGCTCGTGCCTTCTCGAAATACTATTTACAGAAGTTACAAGACAAGGAATGTTGGGACTTGTTCGCAAAACATGCATTTGACGAGCATAACTTCGAGGCGCGCACGAGACTTGAAGAAATCGGGCGAAGAATTGTAAAGAGATGTGATGGATTGCCTCTTGCGCTGAAGACTATAGGTAGCTTGTTACGCAGTGAGTCTGATATCAGGAAGTGGGAAAATATTGCAGAGAGTTATATTTGGAATTTGGCACCTGGAAAGAATGGAATTCTCCCTGCGTTGTTGTTAAGTTATCATTACCTTCCTCCACAACTGAAACGATGTTTCGCCTATTGTTCACTCTTCCCAAAGGATTGTATATATGAGAAGGACCAGCTGATCTTACTTTGGATGGCTGAGGGTTTGATAGAACAACCTAACGACAGCAGGACATTAGAGGAGGTAGGTGATCAATGCTTCTGTGATCTTGTGTCTAGATCTTTGCTTCATAGAGTAAGTGATGTCGAATCAAGCTTCTCGATGCATGACCTGGGAGTAAGCGATGTGAAATCGAGCTTTTCGATGCATGACCTGGTCAATGACTTAGCAAGATATGTAGCTGGTCGTTCTTTTTTCAGCTTGGACGGAGGCAATGCACACCAGGTGTCCTCAAGCACTCGCCATTTGTCATTTGTAAGAACTCAATGTGATGTCGCTTCCAGATTCAAAGTGCTAGCCGGGGCAACGAATTTGCGTACTTTCCTGCCGCTGAACGTGGATCATGTGAGATTTCGCGAGTGCAATTTGTTGACTGATGAGGTACTGCATGTTCGGTTGCCGCCCCTGAGACAGTTAAGGGTGCTATCTTTGTCTCATTATTGGAAAATCTCTACGTTGCCCAGTTCAATTGGACGTTTGAAGCATCTGCGCTATTTGAATCTCTCCCATAATGATAGTCTAATCAGATTGCCTGATACAATTACAGCTCTATACAACTTGCAAACCTTAATTCTTGCTTACTGTTGTTCTCTCGTTGAGTTACCGAGCAACATGGGCAGCCTAACCTGTCTGCGTCATCTTGATATAAGGAAGACATCCCTGAAGAGAATGCCACAGGGGATGAACAGACTGAAGAATTTGCAGATATTAACTAATTTCGTGGTGGCCAAAAACGATGGGACTAGGGTTAGGGAGCTAGGGGAGCTAGGGGATCTTATGGGTACACTCTCCATACAGGGTTTGCAGAATGTTGATAGTTACCGAGATGCTGAGACAGTCAATTTGCGGGAAAAGAGGTACTTGAAAAAGTTAGTACTGCAATGGGGTTCTGATAACAATATTATGCAGCAAAATTGCTTAAATGTATTGGACGAGCTGCAACCTCACTGGAACTTGAGAGAGCTTATCATTACATCCTATAGTGGTAGGTCATTTTCCAATTGGCTGGGACACAGTTCATTCTCTAATATGTCTGTCGCGCGTCTTGAAACATGCAAGCACTGTGTGTCATTGCCTCCTTTAGGACAGCTACCATCTCTGGAGAGGTTGATAATCGAAGGATTTGATGGAGTTACAAGTGTGGGTACTGAATTCAATGGTAGTAACTGTATACCTTTTCAGTCACTAAAGTACTTGGAATTTGCTGACATGCACAATTGGAAAGAGTGGGCTTCTTTTGCAATAGAGACAAGAGGTCTTACCTTTGCACATCTGCAGCAGCTTTGTATTAGAAATTGCCCGCGGTTGAGTGGAGGTTTACCCGGCCATCTCCCTTCTCTAACAACCTTGTCCATTGGAAAGTGCCCACAGCTAGCGTCTTCTCTACCAATTGCACCACTTCTCCGTGAGATCAAGTTGGATGATTGTGGAAAGGTTTCGGGAGTTGAGCCTCTCGTAAATGGCACTGAGTTACGAGATATTGAAATCAAGAATCTTTCAACCCTTCCCTCGAGGTTTCTTCCTCCTACCATGACAAGACTCCATCTTGAAGACTGTCATGAAATAGAGTTGCCAATACATAGATGCCATGAATCTCTCCAATATCTAAACTTATGGCGGAGCTGCGATTCACTTGTATCCTTTCCTCTGGAAATTTTCCCCTCGCTTAAGAAAATTCAGTTGCGGgagattcaaaatttggaaCGTCTTTCAAATTCATACGGTTCTCCACTTCTTTCGATGTACATTAGTTGTTGTCCTGAATTTAGATCTTTCCCTGCGAAAGAATTTTCTGCCCCATGCCTCACTTCATTAGAGTTGGATCACTGCTGTCATCTAAACTATCTGCCAGAAAACATGCAGGCTCTCCTTCCTTCGCTTCGGTCACTGAAAATATCCTCATGTCCACAACTCGAGTCATTTCCCGAGCGGGGTTTACCCTCCAAGTTGGTGGCGCTTTCACTCTTTGATTGTAACAAGCTCATCACTAGCCGCCAGGATTGGGGTCTTCAGTCACTATGCTCTCTTGAAACTTTTGCCATTGGGCAAGACAAAAATATAGACTCATTTCCTGAGATAGGGCTTCTGCCAACCTCTCTTACCTTTTTGAATATATTTGGCTTTGAGAATCTGACGTCCCTGAACTCCAAAGGGCTTCATAGCCTGAGCTCTCTTGAAAAACTTTTTATTAACCAGTGTCCTAAGCTCCATTCGTTCCCAAAAGAGGGACAAATTCTGCCGCCTTCTCTTACCAGTCTGGTGATTTTTAATGTGGGTCTAAAATCACTGGATAACTTAGGGCTCCACCACCTCACTTGTCTCAAAAACTTCCGCATAGTTGGCTGCGGAAGTCTTCGATCCATGCCAGCGAAGGGCTTGTCATCCTCCCTTTCCTATCTATTTGTCCATGGGTGCCCTTTGCTGGCGAAAAGATGCCAgcggaagaaaggaaaagattggCTCCTAGTTTCGCACATTCGCTGCATCGTGATTGAAGGTGTGCTCGTCACATGA